Within the Candidatus Thorarchaeota archaeon genome, the region GAAGAATCCTGAAGCTCTCAAGGCATTGCTGCGGTTCATTTCACTGCATGAGGATCAAATCATCAAGGTCAAGATGCCGATCATACCTCTGTCTCGGAATTACTATCATTGGATACAAGGGATTAATGTTCCAAACGTCAAAGCCCGGTTCATCACGATGGCACGTATAGTGGATGTTGAAGAAGCACTCAACGGTATTCCGGTCAGCAATCAAGGCTCAGTAGCCATCAAGGTAATCGATGATCAATTCGAATGGAATACACAGACATTCCACATCACCGGCCAAAACGGCGAGCTCTCGGTTGAACATACAGATGATTCTGATCCAGATATAGTAATGAGCATAGGCAGTCTCACTGCTCTATTGTATGGTTCTCTTTCATGTAAGGAACTTTTCCAGCTGGGAATGTTGAAAGAAAGAGCTCCAGATATCCTTGATGATTGGTTCCCCAAAATACAGCCCTGGCTCATCGAACACTTCTGATTCTGTCCCAAGGTTGGTTGCAGGGCAAAATGCCATTTTCGGGGGAGTAGTATACCTGTTGTCACTCAGAGCGCCTGATATCAAGCCCATGTCGCACCAGTGCCGCCTGGAAATTCCTAAAATCGAATCCCTCTATGGCGTTGTCATCCCAGAATTGCTTCGCTTGTTGAGTTGCATCTTGTTCATCAGAAACAATGCCGTAATCTTTTGCTGCCGTTATTTCAATATCCGATAATTTAGGATCGGCATTATCCCAGATTCCTCTCAACTCTCTAAGAAAGATCTTTGCTGTAACTGGGCCAACTCCCTTGAATTCTTCCAGCTTTTCTTCAAGTTCCTTTGCGGTGCTACTTTCTTGTTCTATTTCCCGCATATTGCCGTCATACCCATCGAGGAGTTTCTTAGCGATTGATTTCATGTAATCAGCTGTTATGCCGTCGTATCGCGCATATCCTCCGGCACCATGGGCTCTAATCAGGGTATAACGCCAGGCAGAATCAATAGCTTCAGGAGTGGTAAGGTCTCGCTTTTCATACTCTCTGTATGTCCTCTTCGCGATATCTGTGGAGATTCGACCCCCGAAAAGTACTGATGCGATGAACCATTTGAACGGTTCTGTCTCTACATCGATTCCAAGCTCCCTTGAGAATAACTGACCCTTCTCCTTAAGCAATTCTTCCAAATCCACTGCTATACTCACTTCCGACCTTTCTTTTCGCGATCGTAGCGCTCCCAGGATTCAGCAACAGATTCTTCGCCTCTTGAACGGAGCTCTTCCAGGACATAATCTCTTATTTGTGCAGTTTCTGCAACGCTCTCAAATTCTGATTGGGCCGACCCTGCAATGCTTCGTGCAATGTCATACGATGCGCCTGCTTTCACCGCGCTCACGGTAATCTTCTCAGGCATGAACGTCTCTCGTTCCCCACTTCGTTTAACTACCTCCATCTTCTCTTTTCACCTCCTTACTTATGTTGTGATTATTTGGTATTTTGACCTTTTTAGATTTGTGAAGAACGATTTAGAAGCTAGAATTAACCAAAATCAGCTGTGTAAAGTGGAGAATAGAAAGAAGGTAGGAGAAACCCCACCTTCCAGACTTCATAGGGGGATATTGCCATGCTTCTTGGGAGGTCTATCCTGTCGCTTTGTTTCGAGTACATCTAGACCTTTGCAAATCAAGGGACGTGTTTCGTGGGGAAAGATAACCTTGTCAATATAGCCAAGCCCTGCAGCAACATACGGATGGGCGAATTCTTCTCTGTATTCCTCCACGAGTTCCTCGCGCTTTGCTTCCTTGTCCTCGGCATCTCGGATTTCCTTTCGGAAGATAATATTGATAGCACCCTGTGGTCCCATCACGGCGATTTCTGAACCCGGCCATGCATAGACCAAGTCCGCACCGATATGACGACTGCTCATAACATCATACGCTCCCCCATACCCCTTTCGCGTGATGATTGTGATGAGTGGAACCGTTGCCTCTGCAAATGCATAGAGGATCTTCGCCCCGTGTCTGATAATACCACCCCATTCCTGTTCGGTGCCGGGTAAATAGCCGGGGACGTCCATGAAGGTGATAACAGGGATGTTGAAGGCATCACAGAATCTAACGAACCGTGAGCACTTGTCTGAAGCGTCGATATCAATCGTACCAGCAAGATGTGCGGGGTTGTTGCCAACTATTCCGACTGACCTGCCATCGAACCTCGCAAAGCCGACCGTCATGTTCTTCGCCCAGTGTTCGTGGATCTCGAAGAAGTCTCCATTGTCCACGAGTTTTCCAACTACATCACGCATATCGTACGGTTTGTTTGGATCTTGAGGAACCACCTCATCAATCGACTCATCTACATCATCAGGTGCGTGACCCGTATCAACTCGTGGGGGATCCTCCAGGTTGTTTGATGGCATGAAACTCAGCAGCCTGCGAATCTGTTCGAAGCAGTGTTCTTCGTCCTCACTCACAAGATGCGCTACTCCACTCTTGGACGCATGCGTCATCGCCCCTCCAAGATCCTCAAACGAGACCTCCTCGCCAGTCACGGTCTTCACAACTTCGGGACCTGTGATGAACATGTGTGCCGTATCCTTGACCATGAGCGTGAAATCGGTCACTGCCGGACTGTACACCGCCCCTCCAGCACAAGGGCCCATTACCGCTGAAAGCTGCGGGATTACTCCACTTGCATGGGTGTTCTTACGGAAAATGTCGCAGTAACTCTTCAGGCTCCTTATTCCTTCTTGTATTCTAGCTCCGCCGGAATCATTCAAACCGATTACAGGGTTCCCCGACTCCAAAGCAAGGTCCATAACTTTGCAAATCTTTTTTCCGAACATTTCTGAGAGCGAACCGCCAAAAACAGTGAAATCCTGACTAAAAACAAAGACTTTCCGCCCGTCTATGGTTCCGTACCCGGTAATCACCCCGTCACCAAGGATTTTCTTCTCGTCCATCCCGAATTTATCTTCTCGGTGCACAACGAATTCATCCAATTCCACAAAAGAATCTGGATCAAGGAGCCTGTTGATTCGTTCCCGGGCGGTCAGTTTACCTTTCTCATGCTGACGTTCAATGCGTTTCTTGCCGCCTCCGAGTCTTGCCTTTTCTCGCATCTCCTGAAGTTTCTCAAAT harbors:
- a CDS encoding ATPase, which codes for MEVVKRSGERETFMPEKITVSAVKAGASYDIARSIAGSAQSEFESVAETAQIRDYVLEELRSRGEESVAESWERYDREKKGRK
- a CDS encoding methylmalonyl-CoA carboxyltransferase; amino-acid sequence: MKDDPFEKLQEMREKARLGGGKKRIERQHEKGKLTARERINRLLDPDSFVELDEFVVHREDKFGMDEKKILGDGVITGYGTIDGRKVFVFSQDFTVFGGSLSEMFGKKICKVMDLALESGNPVIGLNDSGGARIQEGIRSLKSYCDIFRKNTHASGVIPQLSAVMGPCAGGAVYSPAVTDFTLMVKDTAHMFITGPEVVKTVTGEEVSFEDLGGAMTHASKSGVAHLVSEDEEHCFEQIRRLLSFMPSNNLEDPPRVDTGHAPDDVDESIDEVVPQDPNKPYDMRDVVGKLVDNGDFFEIHEHWAKNMTVGFARFDGRSVGIVGNNPAHLAGTIDIDASDKCSRFVRFCDAFNIPVITFMDVPGYLPGTEQEWGGIIRHGAKILYAFAEATVPLITIITRKGYGGAYDVMSSRHIGADLVYAWPGSEIAVMGPQGAINIIFRKEIRDAEDKEAKREELVEEYREEFAHPYVAAGLGYIDKVIFPHETRPLICKGLDVLETKRQDRPPKKHGNIPL